In Mycobacterium tuberculosis H37Rv, a single window of DNA contains:
- a CDS encoding adenylyl cyclase (ATP pyrophosphate-lyase, adenylate cyclase) produces MYDSLDFDALEAAGIANPRERAGLLTYLDELGFTVEEMVQAERRGRLFGLAGDVLLWSGPPIYTLATAADELGLSADDVARAWSLLGLTVAGPDVPTLSQADVDALATWVALKALVGEDGAFGLLRVLGTAMARLAEAESTMIRAGSPNIQMTHTHDELATARAYRAAAEFVPRIGALIDTVHRHHLASARTYFEGVIGDTSASVTCGIGFADLSSFTALTQALTPAQLQDLLTEFDAAVTDVVHADGGRLVKFIGDAVMWVSSSPERLVRAAVDLVDHPGARAAELQVRAGLAYGTVLALNGDYFGNPVNLAARLVAAAAPGQILAAAQLRDMLPDWPALAHGPLTLKGFDAPVMAFELHDNPRARDADTPSPAASD; encoded by the coding sequence GTGTACGATTCCTTGGACTTCGACGCCCTCGAGGCCGCCGGAATTGCCAACCCACGCGAGCGGGCCGGCTTGCTCACCTACCTGGATGAGCTTGGCTTCACGGTCGAAGAGATGGTGCAAGCCGAACGCCGCGGCCGGTTGTTCGGGCTGGCCGGTGACGTCCTGCTATGGTCCGGGCCCCCGATCTACACCCTGGCGACCGCGGCTGACGAACTGGGGTTGTCAGCCGACGACGTCGCACGCGCGTGGAGTTTGCTCGGCCTCACCGTCGCGGGTCCCGACGTTCCCACGCTGAGCCAGGCCGACGTCGACGCCCTGGCGACCTGGGTCGCACTGAAGGCGCTGGTGGGTGAGGACGGCGCATTCGGCCTGCTGCGAGTGCTCGGCACTGCCATGGCCCGACTCGCCGAGGCCGAGTCGACCATGATCCGCGCCGGGTCACCGAACATCCAAATGACGCACACCCACGACGAACTTGCCACGGCACGGGCCTATCGCGCGGCTGCGGAGTTCGTCCCCCGGATCGGTGCGCTGATCGACACCGTCCACCGTCACCACCTGGCCAGCGCACGAACCTACTTTGAAGGCGTCATTGGCGACACGTCGGCAAGCGTGACGTGCGGTATCGGCTTTGCGGATCTGTCCAGCTTCACCGCGTTGACCCAGGCGCTCACCCCCGCGCAGTTGCAGGACCTGCTCACCGAATTCGACGCCGCCGTCACCGACGTGGTGCATGCCGACGGTGGCCGGTTGGTGAAGTTCATCGGCGACGCCGTGATGTGGGTGAGCTCGTCGCCCGAACGACTGGTGCGGGCGGCGGTGGATCTCGTCGATCATCCGGGTGCGCGCGCGGCCGAACTGCAGGTCCGTGCCGGTCTTGCCTATGGCACGGTGCTGGCCCTTAACGGTGACTACTTCGGCAACCCGGTCAACCTGGCTGCGCGCCTGGTGGCGGCCGCAGCGCCAGGGCAGATCCTGGCCGCAGCGCAACTCCGCGACATGTTGCCAGACTGGCCTGCCCTCGCCCATGGCCCATTGACGCTCAAGGGGTTTGACGCCCCGGTGATGGCCTTCGAACTGCACGACAACCCTCGTGCGAGGGATGCTGACACGCCAAGCCCCGCCGCCAGTGATTAG
- the pepB gene encoding cytosol aminopeptidase — translation MTTEPGYLSPSVAVATSMPKRGVGAAVLIVPVVSTGEEDRPGAVVASAEPFLRADTVAEIEAGLRALDATGASDQVHRLAVPSLPVGSVLTVGLGKPRREWPADTIRCAAGVAARALNSSEAVITTLAELPGDGICSATVEGLILGSYRFSAFRSDKTAPKDAGLRKITVLCCAKDAKKRALHGAAVATAVATARDLVNTPPSHLFPAEFAKRAKTLSESVGLDVEVIDEKALKKAGYGGVIGVGQGSSRPPRLVRLIHRGSRLAKNPQKAKKVALVGKGITFDTGGISIKPAASMHHMTSDMGGAAAVIATVTLAARLRLPIDVIATVPMAENMPSATAQRPGDVLTQYGGTTVEVLNTDAEGRLILADAIVRACEDKPDYLIETSTLTGAQTVALGTRIPGVMGSDEFRDRVAAISQRVGENGWPMPLPDDLKDDLKSTVADLANVSGQRFAGMLVAGVFLREFVAESVDWAHIDVAGPAYNTGSAWGYTPKGATGVPTRTMFAVLEDIAKNG, via the coding sequence GTGACCACCGAACCGGGTTACCTATCCCCCTCCGTCGCCGTCGCGACCTCGATGCCGAAACGTGGTGTCGGCGCTGCGGTGTTGATCGTGCCGGTCGTCTCGACCGGCGAAGAGGATCGGCCCGGCGCGGTCGTTGCCTCGGCCGAGCCCTTCCTGCGCGCCGACACGGTTGCCGAAATCGAGGCGGGCCTGCGAGCGCTGGACGCCACCGGCGCCAGTGACCAGGTGCACCGGCTGGCGGTGCCGTCGTTGCCGGTGGGCAGCGTCCTGACGGTCGGCCTGGGCAAACCGCGGCGCGAATGGCCGGCCGATACCATCCGCTGCGCCGCCGGCGTGGCCGCGCGTGCGCTCAACAGTTCGGAGGCAGTGATCACCACGCTAGCCGAATTACCTGGCGACGGCATCTGCTCGGCCACCGTCGAGGGGCTGATCCTGGGCAGCTACCGATTCAGCGCCTTCCGCAGCGACAAGACCGCGCCCAAAGACGCCGGACTCCGCAAAATCACCGTGCTCTGCTGTGCAAAGGACGCCAAGAAGCGCGCGTTGCACGGTGCGGCCGTCGCGACCGCGGTGGCCACCGCCCGGGACTTGGTCAACACTCCCCCAAGCCACCTGTTTCCCGCCGAGTTCGCTAAGCGCGCAAAGACTTTGAGCGAATCTGTCGGCCTCGACGTGGAAGTTATCGACGAAAAGGCGCTGAAGAAGGCCGGCTATGGCGGGGTGATTGGTGTCGGCCAGGGCTCGTCGCGGCCGCCGCGACTGGTGCGGTTGATTCATCGGGGATCGCGGCTGGCCAAGAACCCCCAAAAGGCCAAGAAGGTGGCCTTGGTTGGCAAGGGGATCACCTTCGATACCGGCGGCATCTCGATCAAGCCGGCAGCGTCGATGCACCACATGACCTCGGACATGGGCGGAGCGGCCGCGGTGATCGCCACTGTCACGCTGGCTGCCCGGCTGCGACTGCCGATTGACGTGATCGCCACGGTGCCGATGGCCGAGAACATGCCGTCGGCGACGGCGCAGCGCCCGGGCGACGTGCTGACCCAATACGGTGGGACCACCGTCGAGGTGCTCAACACCGACGCGGAGGGCCGGTTGATCCTGGCCGACGCCATCGTCCGGGCATGTGAGGACAAGCCGGACTATCTGATCGAGACATCCACGTTGACCGGTGCGCAAACGGTGGCGCTGGGGACGCGCATACCGGGTGTGATGGGCAGCGACGAGTTCCGCGACCGGGTCGCCGCGATCTCGCAGCGGGTGGGCGAGAACGGCTGGCCGATGCCGCTGCCCGATGACCTCAAGGATGACTTGAAATCCACGGTGGCCGACCTGGCCAATGTGAGTGGCCAGCGTTTCGCAGGCATGCTGGTGGCCGGGGTTTTCCTGCGTGAGTTCGTCGCCGAATCGGTGGATTGGGCGCACATCGACGTGGCCGGCCCGGCCTACAACACCGGCAGCGCCTGGGGTTACACGCCCAAGGGCGCCACCGGTGTGCCCACCCGCACCATGTTCGCGGTGCTCGAGGACATCGCGAAGAACGGGTAG
- the ephD gene encoding oxidoreductase EphD (short-chain dehydrogenase) produces the protein MPATQQMSRLVDSPDGVRIAVYHEGNPDGPTVVLVHGFPDSHVLWDGVVPLLAERFRIVRYDNRGVGRSSVPKPISAYTMAHFADDFDAVIGELSPGEPVHVLAHDWGSVGVWEYLRRPGASDRVASFTSVSGPSQDHLVNYVYGGLRRPWRPRTFLRAISQTLRLSYMALFSVPVVAPLLLRVALSSAAVRRNMVGDIPVDQIHHSETLARDAAHSVKTYPANYFRSFSSSRRGRAIPIVDVPVQLIVNSQDPYVRPYGYDQTARWVPRLWRRDIKAGHFSPMSHPQVMAAAVHDFADLADGKQPSRALLRAQVGRPRGYFGDTLVSVTGAGSGIGRETALAFAREGAEIVISDIDEATVKDTAAEIAARGGIAYPYVLDVSDAEAVEAFAERVSAEHGVPDIVVNNAGIGQAGRFLDTPAEQFDRVLAVNLGGVVNGCRAFGQRLVERGTGGHIVNVSSMAAYAPLQSLSAYCTSKAATYMFSDCLRAELDAAGVGLTTICPGVIDTNIVATTGFHAPGTDEEKIDGRRGQIDKMFALRSYGPDKVADAIVSAVKKKKPIRPVAPEAYALYGISRVLPQALRSTARLRVI, from the coding sequence ATGCCGGCAACACAACAGATGTCCCGTCTGGTCGACAGCCCGGATGGCGTTCGCATCGCGGTCTACCACGAAGGCAATCCCGACGGCCCGACCGTCGTGCTGGTGCATGGCTTTCCGGACTCGCACGTGCTGTGGGACGGTGTCGTTCCGCTGCTGGCCGAACGGTTCCGGATCGTTCGCTACGACAACCGTGGTGTCGGTCGCTCATCGGTGCCCAAACCCATTTCGGCCTACACCATGGCCCATTTCGCCGACGATTTCGACGCCGTCATCGGCGAGCTGAGCCCCGGTGAGCCGGTGCACGTGCTGGCCCATGACTGGGGTTCGGTGGGGGTGTGGGAGTACCTGCGCCGGCCCGGAGCCAGTGATCGGGTCGCCTCGTTCACGTCGGTGTCCGGCCCCAGTCAAGACCACCTGGTCAACTACGTTTATGGCGGTCTGCGGCGGCCTTGGCGTCCGCGAACCTTTCTACGGGCGATCAGCCAGACACTGCGGTTGAGCTACATGGCCTTGTTCTCGGTACCGGTGGTCGCACCGCTGCTGCTTCGGGTTGCGCTGTCGAGTGCGGCCGTCCGCCGCAACATGGTCGGCGACATTCCCGTCGACCAGATTCATCACTCGGAGACGCTGGCCCGTGATGCCGCCCACTCGGTCAAGACTTACCCCGCAAACTACTTTCGGTCGTTTTCCAGCAGCCGCCGCGGCCGGGCCATTCCGATAGTTGATGTGCCGGTGCAGCTGATCGTCAATTCCCAGGACCCCTACGTGCGGCCCTACGGATACGACCAGACGGCGCGCTGGGTGCCGCGGCTCTGGCGGCGTGACATCAAAGCTGGTCACTTTTCGCCGATGTCGCACCCGCAGGTGATGGCGGCCGCCGTGCACGACTTCGCCGACCTGGCCGACGGCAAGCAGCCGAGCCGCGCGCTGTTACGCGCCCAGGTCGGACGGCCCCGCGGGTACTTCGGTGACACGCTGGTGTCGGTTACCGGGGCGGGCAGCGGAATCGGCCGCGAGACCGCGCTCGCCTTTGCTCGTGAGGGTGCAGAGATCGTTATCAGCGACATCGACGAGGCCACCGTCAAGGACACCGCCGCCGAGATCGCCGCACGTGGTGGCATCGCGTACCCCTATGTGCTCGACGTGTCCGACGCCGAGGCGGTCGAGGCATTCGCCGAGCGGGTCAGCGCCGAACACGGGGTCCCCGACATTGTCGTCAACAACGCCGGCATCGGCCAGGCGGGTCGGTTCCTGGACACCCCGGCTGAGCAGTTCGACCGGGTGCTGGCCGTCAACCTGGGCGGCGTGGTGAACGGTTGCCGCGCTTTTGGGCAGCGTCTGGTCGAGCGGGGGACTGGCGGGCACATCGTCAACGTGTCGTCGATGGCCGCCTATGCGCCGCTGCAGTCGCTCAGCGCGTACTGCACCTCCAAAGCGGCGACCTACATGTTCTCCGACTGTTTGCGGGCCGAACTCGATGCCGCCGGTGTCGGACTGACCACCATCTGCCCCGGTGTCATTGACACCAACATCGTCGCTACCACCGGTTTCCACGCGCCCGGAACCGACGAGGAGAAGATCGACGGCCGGCGGGGGCAGATCGACAAGATGTTTGCGCTGCGCAGCTACGGGCCGGACAAGGTAGCCGACGCGATCGTGTCCGCGGTCAAGAAGAAGAAGCCGATCAGACCGGTCGCGCCGGAAGCCTATGCGCTATACGGCATCTCCCGGGTGCTGCCGCAGGCGCTGCGCAGTACCGCGCGGCTGCGGGTGATCTAA
- the dlaT gene encoding pyruvate dehydrogenase E2 component dihydrolipoamide acyltransferase, which yields MAFSVQMPALGESVTEGTVTRWLKQEGDTVELDEPLVEVSTDKVDTEIPSPAAGVLTKIIAQEDDTVEVGGELAVIGDAKDAGEAAAPAPEKVPAAQPESKPAPEPPPVQPTSGAPAGGDAKPVLMPELGESVTEGTVIRWLKKIGDSVQVDEPLVEVSTDKVDTEIPSPVAGVLVSISADEDATVPVGGELARIGVAADIGAAPAPKPAPKPVPEPAPTPKAEPAPSPPAAQPAGAAEGAPYVTPLVRKLASENNIDLAGVTGTGVGGRIRKQDVLAAAEQKKRAKAPAPAAQAAAAPAPKAPPAPAPALAHLRGTTQKASRIRQITANKTRESLQATAQLTQTHEVDMTKIVGLRARAKAAFAEREGVNLTFLPFFAKAVIDALKIHPNINASYNEDTKEITYYDAEHLGFAVDTEQGLLSPVIHDAGDLSLAGLARAIADIAARARSGNLKPDELSGGTFTITNIGSQGALFDTPILVPPQAAMLGTGAIVKRPRVVVDASGNESIGVRSVCYLPLTYDHRLIDGADAGRFLTTIKHRLEEGAFEADLGL from the coding sequence ATGGCCTTCTCCGTCCAGATGCCGGCACTCGGTGAGAGCGTCACCGAGGGGACGGTTACCCGCTGGCTCAAACAGGAAGGCGACACGGTCGAACTCGACGAGCCCCTCGTGGAGGTGTCGACCGACAAGGTCGACACCGAAATCCCCTCGCCGGCCGCGGGTGTGCTGACCAAGATCATCGCCCAGGAGGATGACACGGTCGAGGTCGGCGGCGAGCTCGCTGTCATTGGCGACGCCAAGGATGCCGGCGAGGCCGCGGCCCCGGCACCCGAGAAAGTCCCTGCGGCCCAACCCGAGTCCAAGCCGGCACCCGAACCACCACCGGTCCAACCGACGTCCGGAGCGCCTGCTGGTGGCGATGCCAAGCCGGTGCTGATGCCCGAGCTCGGCGAATCGGTGACCGAGGGGACCGTCATTCGTTGGCTGAAGAAGATCGGGGATTCGGTTCAGGTTGACGAGCCACTCGTGGAGGTGTCCACCGACAAGGTGGACACCGAGATCCCGTCCCCGGTGGCTGGGGTCTTGGTCAGTATCAGCGCCGACGAGGACGCCACGGTGCCCGTCGGCGGCGAGTTGGCCCGGATCGGTGTCGCTGCCGACATCGGCGCCGCGCCCGCCCCCAAGCCCGCACCCAAGCCCGTCCCCGAGCCAGCGCCGACGCCGAAGGCCGAACCCGCACCATCGCCGCCGGCGGCCCAGCCAGCCGGTGCGGCCGAGGGCGCACCGTACGTGACGCCGCTGGTGCGAAAGCTGGCGTCGGAAAACAACATCGACCTCGCCGGGGTGACCGGCACCGGAGTGGGTGGTCGCATCCGCAAACAGGATGTGCTGGCCGCGGCTGAGCAAAAGAAGCGGGCGAAAGCACCGGCGCCGGCCGCCCAGGCCGCCGCCGCGCCGGCCCCGAAAGCGCCGCCTGCCCCTGCGCCGGCGTTGGCACATCTACGGGGCACCACCCAGAAGGCCAGCCGGATTCGTCAGATCACCGCCAACAAGACCCGCGAATCTTTGCAGGCAACGGCACAGCTGACACAAACCCATGAGGTCGACATGACCAAGATCGTGGGGCTACGGGCCCGGGCCAAGGCGGCGTTCGCCGAGCGTGAGGGCGTGAACCTGACCTTCCTGCCGTTCTTCGCCAAGGCCGTGATCGATGCCCTCAAGATTCACCCGAACATCAACGCTAGCTACAACGAGGACACCAAGGAGATCACCTACTACGACGCCGAGCACCTAGGATTCGCTGTCGACACCGAGCAGGGCCTGCTCTCCCCGGTCATCCACGACGCCGGCGATCTGTCACTGGCCGGTCTGGCGCGGGCGATCGCCGATATCGCGGCCCGTGCCCGGTCGGGCAACCTGAAACCCGACGAGTTGTCCGGCGGCACCTTCACCATCACCAACATCGGTAGCCAGGGCGCGTTGTTCGACACCCCGATCCTGGTTCCGCCGCAGGCCGCCATGCTGGGCACCGGGGCGATCGTCAAGCGGCCGCGGGTGGTCGTCGATGCCAGCGGCAACGAGTCGATCGGGGTGCGCTCGGTCTGCTACCTCCCGTTGACCTATGACCATCGGCTCATCGACGGCGCCGACGCCGGACGTTTCCTCACCACGATCAAGCACCGCCTCGAAGAGGGAGCGTTCGAGGCCGATTTAGGACTGTGA